The genomic window AGCGGTTCAAGAAAAAAAACAAGGCGAGAGCAACCCTTCAGATGTCATCCTCAAACTAGCAACAGCACCAGAGTACGTCGAAATCAGCGTCGAAGACAAAGGAACAGGGATCGCAGAAGAAAAATTACACGAAATCTTCTTGCCGGACGTTTCTCTCAAAGAAAATCACTTAGGGTTAGGACTTTACCTCGTAAGCGAAATAGTCAATGCACACGGAGGATCAGTCCATGTAGCATCTCGCTACGGGCAAGGAAGTAAATTCAAAATTCTCTTGAAAAAAGAAGAAGGAGGAGCTGCATGAAAAAAATCAGATCAATCGATGACTTGTTCAAAAGTGATGAAACAGGAAGCGAACCACGAAAAAGAATACTTGTCATCGATGATCAGAAGGAAGGATATGAAACTGTTCGAGCAGTTCTCCCGTCAGACACGTATATTGTTGATTACGTAGACAGAGCTGAAAAAGGACTGGACCGCTTAAGAAGCGAATCATATGACGCCCTCATTCTTGACATGGTCATGCCAGAAAAAGACGGAAAGTATGTTCTTGAAAACATCCGCAGAGGGAATAGTCGAATACCTCCAGGCTTGCCAGTTCTTGTTCGAACGGCATACATCGGAAGAGGCGTAGATGAGAAAGATTTAAGTCGCTATGGCGTCAATGATGGAACGCTGAGAATCCAACACAAAGACGCCCACCCCGAGAAGATACTGAACGCAATCGAATCTTTGCTGACTGGTGAAAGGGAGACGAAATCAGAGCCCAGCACCGAAGCAGAAGAGAAAACGACGAACGCAGGAACTGCAAACGTCCTTGTCATAGGAGATTACCATCCCTTAGCGAAGAATCTCGCAACCACCTTGTTGTCAGAACGAAATGTTTCAAAAATATACCTTTCAACATCTGATCAACAAGATTCCTCCCGTCTCAACGTCTTGCCCTCGTTTTCATTAAACGAGTATCGCGGCCTCGTAGACGACCTAAAAGATGTTACTGAG from Candidatus Woesearchaeota archaeon includes these protein-coding regions:
- a CDS encoding ATP-binding protein, with translation FSNIHQQTDDNKKPYNIADLVSQIARSYEGKITYIQPKRPEETVVRCVPDFIDIVVRNLVSNALEAVQEKKQGESNPSDVILKLATAPEYVEISVEDKGTGIAEEKLHEIFLPDVSLKENHLGLGLYLVSEIVNAHGGSVHVASRYGQGSKFKILLKKEEGGAA
- a CDS encoding DNA-binding response regulator, translating into MKKIRSIDDLFKSDETGSEPRKRILVIDDQKEGYETVRAVLPSDTYIVDYVDRAEKGLDRLRSESYDALILDMVMPEKDGKYVLENIRRGNSRIPPGLPVLVRTAYIGRGVDEKDLSRYGVNDGTLRIQHKDAHPEKILNAIESLLTGERETKSEPSTEAEEKTTNAGTANVLVIGDYHPLAKNLATTLLSERNVSKIYLSTSDQQDSSRLNVLPSFSLNEYRGLVDDLKDVTEVYYFIPPPNFTGDHFKHARSLIQFSKKLPSLQMLTVISSLLAKNAQSFETGEEGFGNFEYVFGFLDEANMSLSELAFKGLSEDRGRTFSVQVLRPDLIVHGETSDELSALVFGNYTSLFQQTHFGLIGSEELLEKITDLRKLSNKHEELVELHGGFALEREGVLALKHLIQQNPPTQDLQRELRGIIKFHTRKREPSGTERVLLGRYYMGHTPLTESTLLSLFSNVVRGDSID